In Streptomyces sp. RFCAC02, the following proteins share a genomic window:
- a CDS encoding DeoR/GlpR family DNA-binding transcription regulator codes for MSDNQNLLAGQRRALILDEVRRRGGIRVSELTRMLQVSDMTVRRDLDVLARQGALEKVHGGAVPVAERRTHEPGFEAKSALEPSAKNAIARAAAALAAPGSAVALSGGTTTYAVARELLDIPDLTVVTNSVRVADVFHGARPEEGTGALPNAATVVLTGGVRTPSDALVGPVADAAIASLHFDVLFLGVHGISAEAGLSTPNLAEAETNRHFIRSARRVVVVADHTKWGTTGLSSFATLDEVDTLVTDAALPDADREEIAAHLAELVIAGGQDT; via the coding sequence GTGAGCGACAACCAGAATCTGCTGGCGGGCCAGCGGCGCGCGCTCATCCTGGACGAGGTGCGCCGGCGCGGCGGCATCCGGGTGAGCGAGCTGACCCGCATGCTCCAGGTGTCCGACATGACGGTCCGGCGCGACCTGGACGTGCTGGCGCGGCAGGGCGCGCTGGAGAAGGTGCACGGCGGGGCCGTCCCGGTCGCGGAACGCCGGACGCACGAGCCGGGGTTCGAGGCGAAGTCGGCACTCGAACCGTCGGCGAAGAACGCGATCGCCCGGGCCGCCGCGGCGCTCGCCGCGCCGGGGAGCGCGGTGGCGCTGTCGGGCGGCACCACGACGTACGCGGTCGCGCGGGAGCTGCTCGACATCCCCGATCTCACGGTGGTCACCAACTCGGTGCGTGTCGCGGACGTCTTCCACGGCGCGCGGCCCGAGGAGGGGACCGGCGCGCTGCCGAACGCGGCGACCGTGGTGCTGACCGGCGGGGTGCGCACCCCCTCCGACGCGCTGGTGGGTCCGGTGGCGGACGCGGCGATCGCGTCGCTGCACTTCGACGTCCTGTTCCTCGGCGTGCACGGCATCTCGGCGGAGGCGGGCCTGTCGACGCCGAACCTGGCCGAGGCGGAGACGAACCGTCACTTCATCCGTTCGGCGCGCCGGGTGGTGGTCGTCGCCGACCACACCAAGTGGGGTACGACCGGGCTGAGTTCGTTCGCGACGCTGGACGAGGTCGACACGCTGGTGACGGACGCCGCCCTGCCGGACGCGGACCGGGAGGAGATTGCGGCCCACCTCGCGGAGCTGGTCATCGCCGGCGGCCAGGACACGTAG
- a CDS encoding TetR/AcrR family transcriptional regulator yields the protein MPTGTAIRDVRDQLFDAAERVLLRDGPSALTSRAVTAEAGCAKGVLHRHFADFDAFLAELALDRAARMERRAADLRESAGTGTVADNLATALTDLLGPVAVAMVGLITSRDGLRARLRQTWPVGVPLLTDAAAAVAAYLAAESRLGRVPADAETGTLAPTLIGAAHMLLADRQAGPPDAGAVRRIVLTVVPGAEQEPPG from the coding sequence GTGCCCACGGGAACAGCCATCCGCGACGTCCGTGACCAGCTCTTCGACGCCGCGGAACGCGTCCTGCTCCGGGACGGGCCGAGCGCGCTCACCAGCCGCGCGGTCACCGCCGAGGCCGGGTGCGCCAAGGGCGTCCTGCACCGGCACTTCGCCGACTTCGACGCCTTCCTCGCCGAACTCGCGCTGGACCGGGCCGCCCGGATGGAGCGCCGGGCCGCCGACCTGCGCGAGTCCGCCGGGACCGGCACCGTCGCCGACAACCTCGCCACGGCGCTGACGGACCTGCTCGGCCCCGTCGCGGTGGCGATGGTCGGCCTCATCACCTCACGGGACGGCCTGCGCGCCCGGCTGCGCCAGACCTGGCCCGTCGGTGTGCCCCTCCTCACCGACGCGGCGGCCGCGGTCGCCGCCTATCTGGCCGCCGAGTCGCGGCTCGGCCGCGTCCCCGCCGACGCGGAGACCGGAACGCTCGCCCCCACCCTCATCGGGGCCGCGCACATGCTCCTCGCCGACCGGCAGGCCGGCCCGCCGGACGCGGGCGCCGTCCGCAGGATCGTGCTCACGGTCGTCCCCGGTGCGGAGCAGGAGCCCCCGGGGTGA
- a CDS encoding class I SAM-dependent methyltransferase codes for MPTLPPGSSPRPDHAIHRQRQVAESFGADAERYDRARPRYPQALVDRITAAAPGPDVLDVGCGTGIVARQLEAAGCRVLGVDADPRMAELARRRGLETEVAPFETWDPAGRTFDAVVAGQTWHWVDPEAGAATAARTLRPGGLLALFWNAGRPLAGMAESFAGVCERVAPGSLAARQWAGSAVDGYGTLCDRAADGIRGTGAFAGPERWRFDWEHTYTRDEWLDQLPTQGAFTRFPPAELDEVLAGIGSVIDAAGGSFVMGYATVAVAAVRTGGAAATDRP; via the coding sequence ATGCCCACTCTACCTCCGGGGAGTTCCCCCCGTCCCGACCACGCGATCCATCGGCAGCGGCAGGTGGCCGAGTCGTTCGGCGCCGACGCCGAACGCTACGACCGCGCACGCCCCCGCTACCCCCAGGCCCTGGTGGACCGGATCACCGCCGCCGCCCCGGGACCCGACGTGCTCGACGTCGGCTGCGGCACCGGCATCGTGGCCCGGCAGCTCGAAGCCGCCGGCTGCCGCGTGCTCGGCGTCGACGCCGACCCCCGGATGGCCGAACTCGCGCGGCGCCGCGGCCTTGAGACGGAGGTGGCGCCGTTCGAGACCTGGGATCCGGCGGGGCGGACGTTCGACGCCGTCGTCGCCGGCCAGACCTGGCACTGGGTGGACCCGGAGGCCGGCGCGGCGACGGCCGCGCGGACACTGCGCCCCGGCGGCCTGCTGGCCCTGTTCTGGAACGCGGGCCGGCCCCTCGCCGGCATGGCCGAGTCCTTCGCCGGGGTCTGCGAGCGGGTGGCGCCCGGTTCGCTCGCCGCCCGCCAGTGGGCCGGATCCGCCGTCGACGGGTACGGGACGCTGTGCGACCGGGCGGCCGACGGCATACGGGGCACCGGCGCGTTCGCCGGACCCGAGCGGTGGCGCTTCGACTGGGAGCACACCTACACGCGGGACGAGTGGCTCGACCAGCTCCCCACCCAGGGCGCCTTCACCCGGTTCCCGCCGGCCGAGCTGGACGAGGTGCTCGCCGGCATCGGCTCCGTCATCGACGCGGCAGGGGGCAGCTTCGTGATGGGCTACGCAACCGTGGCGGTCGCGGCGGTACGGACCGGCGGCGCGGCGGCCACCGACCGCCCGTGA
- a CDS encoding bifunctional 3'-5' exonuclease/DNA polymerase: MSESEVPGARWAMAEHADGSVRVCPLDERGGRAGPVTAEPGPAAAVRARPRVSRWVWRSTAAVYPRILETGGRVERCYDVEAAEALLLGHEGAHGLPRSLSAAYARRHRLPVPADLPAGAPDMGQPSLFETAPAPLPGDADPLTALLDVYAGQLARTAAVAEPGRMRLLLAAESAGTLVAAEMGRVGLPWRADVHRALLDDLLGERYPGGAPPRRLGELADRVSAAFGPGVRVRPDQPADVLRAFAGAGIRLRSTRAWELRSVDHPAVEPLLEYKKLYRIHTAHGWSWLRSWVRDGRFRTAYVPGGAPSGRWTTHGGGALQIPRVLRRAVVADPGWRLVVADADQLEPRVLAAVSRDPGFMAAAGDGGDLYTALSRRGFSGDRAAAKLALLGAIYGQTSGDGPARLADLRRRFPRAVAYVDDAARAGEQGRLVRTWLGRTCPAAPPDGTWEDEGGAPDGGAAGPSRPGTTPAARARGRFTRNFVVQGSAAEWALLMLAALRSRLRGHRAELVFFQHDEVIVHCPAEEAAAVADAIGAAADEAGRMTFGATPVRFPCTTAVVDCYADAKD, from the coding sequence ATGAGCGAGAGCGAGGTGCCGGGGGCGCGGTGGGCGATGGCGGAGCACGCCGACGGCTCGGTCCGCGTCTGCCCGCTGGACGAGCGGGGCGGCCGGGCCGGTCCGGTCACCGCCGAGCCCGGCCCTGCGGCGGCCGTCCGCGCCCGCCCCCGGGTGTCCCGGTGGGTGTGGCGGTCCACCGCGGCCGTCTATCCGCGGATCCTGGAGACGGGCGGGCGCGTCGAGCGGTGCTACGACGTGGAGGCCGCCGAGGCCCTCCTGCTCGGCCACGAGGGCGCCCACGGCCTGCCGCGCTCGCTGAGCGCCGCCTACGCCCGGCGCCACCGCCTGCCGGTCCCCGCCGACCTGCCCGCGGGCGCGCCGGACATGGGGCAGCCGTCCCTGTTCGAGACGGCCCCCGCTCCCCTGCCGGGCGACGCCGACCCGCTGACCGCCCTGCTCGACGTGTACGCCGGACAGCTCGCGAGGACGGCGGCCGTCGCCGAGCCGGGCCGGATGCGGCTGCTGCTCGCGGCGGAGTCGGCGGGCACCCTGGTGGCCGCCGAGATGGGCCGGGTCGGGCTCCCCTGGCGGGCCGACGTGCACCGGGCGCTGCTCGACGACCTCCTCGGTGAGCGCTACCCGGGAGGCGCCCCGCCCCGGCGGCTCGGGGAGCTGGCGGACCGCGTCTCGGCGGCGTTCGGGCCGGGGGTCCGGGTGCGGCCCGACCAGCCGGCGGACGTGCTGCGGGCGTTCGCGGGCGCGGGGATCAGGCTCCGCTCGACGCGCGCCTGGGAGCTGCGGTCGGTCGACCATCCGGCGGTCGAGCCCCTCCTCGAGTACAAGAAGCTGTACCGCATCCACACGGCGCACGGCTGGTCGTGGCTGCGCTCCTGGGTGCGCGACGGCCGCTTCCGCACGGCGTACGTCCCCGGCGGCGCACCGTCCGGGCGGTGGACGACGCACGGCGGCGGCGCGCTGCAGATCCCCCGGGTGCTGCGGCGGGCGGTCGTCGCGGACCCGGGGTGGCGGCTCGTCGTCGCGGACGCGGACCAGTTGGAACCGCGGGTCCTCGCCGCCGTCTCGCGCGACCCCGGTTTCATGGCGGCGGCCGGGGACGGCGGCGACCTCTACACGGCGCTGTCCCGGCGCGGCTTCTCCGGCGACCGCGCCGCGGCGAAACTGGCGCTGCTCGGCGCCATCTACGGGCAGACGTCGGGCGATGGACCGGCCCGCCTGGCCGATCTGCGGCGCCGCTTCCCCCGGGCGGTGGCCTACGTGGACGACGCCGCCCGGGCGGGCGAGCAGGGCCGCCTCGTCCGCACCTGGCTCGGGCGCACCTGCCCCGCGGCCCCACCGGACGGCACCTGGGAGGACGAGGGCGGGGCACCCGACGGCGGCGCCGCCGGACCGTCCCGTCCCGGTACGACTCCGGCGGCCCGCGCCAGGGGCCGCTTCACGCGCAACTTCGTCGTCCAGGGCAGCGCCGCCGAGTGGGCGCTGCTGATGCTCGCGGCGCTGCGGAGCCGGCTGCGCGGCCACCGGGCGGAGCTGGTGTTCTTCCAGCACGACGAGGTGATCGTGCACTGCCCGGCCGAGGAGGCGGCGGCGGTCGCCGACGCCATCGGGGCGGCGGCGGACGAGGCGGGCCGGATGACGTTCGGCGCGACACCGGTCCGCTTCCCCTGCACCACGGCCGTCGTCGACTGCTACGCGGACGCGAAGGACTGA
- a CDS encoding DUF2000 domain-containing protein, whose translation MNESGAAVVGFAPDEVDFSLSTRQARLKWVVVVDAGLPPGRAVNAAVCAAAPTAAAVAGLLGAGAPDAEGTVHAGLPWLGCSVLAADTATLRAVRDRAASRADTFVADVPAAAQSTRVYGDFLAAVGGSRTGDLEYCAVSIVGPRNPVDRIVGRLPLLS comes from the coding sequence GTGAACGAGTCCGGTGCGGCAGTGGTCGGCTTCGCGCCCGATGAGGTGGACTTCAGCCTCTCCACCCGGCAGGCGCGGCTGAAATGGGTCGTGGTCGTCGACGCCGGCCTGCCCCCCGGGCGAGCCGTCAACGCGGCCGTCTGCGCCGCGGCCCCCACGGCGGCCGCCGTCGCCGGTCTGCTGGGGGCCGGGGCGCCCGACGCGGAGGGCACCGTGCACGCGGGGCTGCCCTGGCTGGGCTGCTCGGTGCTCGCCGCCGACACCGCCACACTGCGTGCCGTACGGGACCGGGCGGCCTCCCGTGCCGACACGTTCGTCGCTGACGTGCCGGCCGCCGCCCAGAGCACCCGCGTCTACGGCGACTTCCTCGCCGCCGTGGGTGGAAGCCGGACCGGGGACCTGGAGTACTGCGCGGTCAGCATCGTCGGCCCGCGCAACCCGGTCGACCGGATCGTCGGCCGGCTGCCCCTCCTGTCCTGA